One part of the Vicia villosa cultivar HV-30 ecotype Madison, WI linkage group LG6, Vvil1.0, whole genome shotgun sequence genome encodes these proteins:
- the LOC131610179 gene encoding sm-like protein LSM2, whose translation MLFFSYFKDLVGREVTVELKNDLAIRGTLHSVDQYLNIKLENTRVVDQDKYPHMLSVRNCFIRGSVVRYVQLPPEGVDIELLHDATRREARGG comes from the exons ATG TTGTTTTTCTCGTATTTCAAAGATTTGGTGGGAAGAGAAGTGACGGTAGAACTCAAGAACGATTTGGCCATCAGAGGGACATTGCATTCTGTTGATCAATACCTCAACATCAAGCTCGAAAATACTCGTGTTGTTGATCAAGACAAGTACCCTCACATG CTTTCTGTAAGGAACTGCTTCATCAGAGGATCGGTGGTGAGATATGTGCAATTGCCTCCAGAAGGTGTGGACATTGAACTATTGCACGATGCTACAAGGAGAGAGGCCCGGGGTGGTTga